A genome region from Gadus chalcogrammus isolate NIFS_2021 chromosome 7, NIFS_Gcha_1.0, whole genome shotgun sequence includes the following:
- the LOC130385113 gene encoding moesin-like isoform X1, giving the protein MPKTISVRVTTMDAELEFAIQPSTTGKQLYDQVVKTIGLREVWYFGLQYQDTKGFSTWLKLNKKVTAQDVRKESPLLFKFRAKFFPEDVSEELIQEATQRLFFLQVKEGILNDDIYCPPETAVLLASYAVQAKYADYNKESHTTGYLSGDKLLPQRVLDQHKLNKEQWEERIQVWHEEHKGMLREESMMEYLKIAQDLEMYGVNYFNIKNKKGSELFLGVDALGLNIYEQNDKMTPKIGFPWSEIRNISFNDKKFVIKPIDKKAPDFVFYAPRLRINKRILALCMGNHELYMRRRKPDTIEVQQMKAQAREEKNQKKMERAMLQDEKRKREVAEKEKEKIVKEKEELMDRLRQIEDQTRRAQQELEEQTQKALELELERKRAEEAAEILEVDLRSAEEARLTLLHQSENQMKNQEHLATELADLTSKISILEDAKKKKDEEAQQWQDKAELVQEDLEKTKDELRTKMAAQIQEPVNEENEHDENDESNAEASAEFAGGAGANDRSEEERMTEADKNERVQKHLLALSSELAVARDETKKTVNDVIHAENVRAGRDKYKTLRQIRSGNTKQRIDEFECM; this is encoded by the exons ATGCCGAAGACG ATTAGCGTGAGAGTGACCACGATGGATGCGGAGCTGGAGTTCGCCATCCAGCCCAGCACGACGGGCAAGCAGCTCTACGACCAG GTGGTGAAGACCATCGGGCTTAGGGAGGTGTGGTACTTCGGACTGCAGTACCAGGACACCAAAGGCTTCTCCACGTGGCTCAAACTCAACAAGAAG GTGACGGCCCAGGACGTGAGGAAGGAGAGCCCGCTGCTCTTCAAGTTCCGGGCCAAGTTCTTCCCGGAGGACGTGTCTGAGGAGCTGATCCAGGAGGCCACCCAGCGGCTGTTCTTCCTCCAGGTGAAGGAGGGCATCCTGAACGACGACATCTACTGCCCGCCCGAGACCGCCGTGCTGCTGGCCTCCTACGCCGTGCAGGCCAAGTACGCCGACTACAACAAGGAGAGCCACACCACCGGCTACCTGTCCGGGGACAAGCTCCTCCCACAGAG AGTGCTGGACCAGCACAAGCTGAACAAAGAGCAGTGGGAGGAGAGGATCCAGGTGTGGCATGAAGAACACAAGGGCATGCTCAG AGAGGAGTCCATGATGGAGTACCTGAAGATCGCCCAGGACCTGGAGATGTACGGGGTGAACTACTTCAACATCAAGAACAAGAAGGGCTCCGAGCTGTTCCTGGGCGTGGACGCCCTGGGCCTCAACATCTACGAGCAGAACGACAA AATGACGCCCAAAATCGGATTCCCTTGGAGCGAGATCCGAAACATCTCCTTCAACGACAAGAAGTTTGTCATCAAGCCCATCGACAAGAAAGCCCCC gacttTGTGTTCTACGCGCCGCGTCTGCGCATCAACAAGCGTATCCTGGCACTGTGTATGGGCAACCACGAGCTGTACATGCGGCGCCGTAAGCCCGACACCATCGAGGTGCAGCAGATGAAGGCGCAGGCCCGCGAGGAGAAGAACCAGAAGAAGATGGAACG GGCAATGCTGCAGGACGAGAAGAGGAAACGAGAGGTggcggagaaggagaaggagaagatagtaaaggagaaggaggagttgaTGGATCGGTTGAGGCAGATCGAGGATCAGACCAGGAGGGCCCAGCAAG agctggaggagcagaccCAGAAGgccctggagctggagctggagaggaagcgtgcggaggaggcggcggagatCCTGGAGGTGGACCTCCGCTCGGCCGAGGAGGCCCGGCTGACGCTGCTGCACCAGTCGGAGAACCAGATGAAGAACCAGGAGCACCTG gCCACGGAGCTCGCTGACCTGACCTCCAAGATCTCCATCCTGGAGGAcgccaagaagaagaaggatgaggaggCGCAGCAGTGGCAGGACAAG GCTGAGCTGGTGCAGGAGGACCTGGAGAAGACCAAAGACGAACTCaggaccaagatggccgcccagATCCAGGAGCCGGTGAACGAGGAGAACGAGCACGACGAGAACGACGAGAGCAACGCCGAGGCCAGCGCCGAGTTCGCCGGCGGCGCCGGAGCCAACGACCGCAGCGAGGAGGAGCGCATGACCGAGGCGGACAAGAACGAGCGCGTGCAGAAACACCTTCTG GCGCTGAGCTCGGAGCTGGCCGTTGCCCGCGACGAGACCAAGAAGACGGTGAACGACGTGATCCACGCCGAGAACGTCCGCGCCGGACGGGACAAGTACAAGACGCTGCGCCAGATCCGCTCGGGGAACACCAAGCAGCGCATTGACGAGTTTGAATGTATGTAA
- the LOC130385113 gene encoding moesin-like isoform X2 produces the protein MRSWSSPSSPARRASSSTTRVLDQHKLNKEQWEERIQVWHEEHKGMLREESMMEYLKIAQDLEMYGVNYFNIKNKKGSELFLGVDALGLNIYEQNDKMTPKIGFPWSEIRNISFNDKKFVIKPIDKKAPDFVFYAPRLRINKRILALCMGNHELYMRRRKPDTIEVQQMKAQAREEKNQKKMERAMLQDEKRKREVAEKEKEKIVKEKEELMDRLRQIEDQTRRAQQELEEQTQKALELELERKRAEEAAEILEVDLRSAEEARLTLLHQSENQMKNQEHLATELADLTSKISILEDAKKKKDEEAQQWQDKAELVQEDLEKTKDELRTKMAAQIQEPVNEENEHDENDESNAEASAEFAGGAGANDRSEEERMTEADKNERVQKHLLALSSELAVARDETKKTVNDVIHAENVRAGRDKYKTLRQIRSGNTKQRIDEFECM, from the exons ATGCGGAGCTGGAGTTCGCCATCCAGCCCAGCACGACGGGCAAGCAGCTCTACGACCAG AGTGCTGGACCAGCACAAGCTGAACAAAGAGCAGTGGGAGGAGAGGATCCAGGTGTGGCATGAAGAACACAAGGGCATGCTCAG AGAGGAGTCCATGATGGAGTACCTGAAGATCGCCCAGGACCTGGAGATGTACGGGGTGAACTACTTCAACATCAAGAACAAGAAGGGCTCCGAGCTGTTCCTGGGCGTGGACGCCCTGGGCCTCAACATCTACGAGCAGAACGACAA AATGACGCCCAAAATCGGATTCCCTTGGAGCGAGATCCGAAACATCTCCTTCAACGACAAGAAGTTTGTCATCAAGCCCATCGACAAGAAAGCCCCC gacttTGTGTTCTACGCGCCGCGTCTGCGCATCAACAAGCGTATCCTGGCACTGTGTATGGGCAACCACGAGCTGTACATGCGGCGCCGTAAGCCCGACACCATCGAGGTGCAGCAGATGAAGGCGCAGGCCCGCGAGGAGAAGAACCAGAAGAAGATGGAACG GGCAATGCTGCAGGACGAGAAGAGGAAACGAGAGGTggcggagaaggagaaggagaagatagtaaaggagaaggaggagttgaTGGATCGGTTGAGGCAGATCGAGGATCAGACCAGGAGGGCCCAGCAAG agctggaggagcagaccCAGAAGgccctggagctggagctggagaggaagcgtgcggaggaggcggcggagatCCTGGAGGTGGACCTCCGCTCGGCCGAGGAGGCCCGGCTGACGCTGCTGCACCAGTCGGAGAACCAGATGAAGAACCAGGAGCACCTG gCCACGGAGCTCGCTGACCTGACCTCCAAGATCTCCATCCTGGAGGAcgccaagaagaagaaggatgaggaggCGCAGCAGTGGCAGGACAAG GCTGAGCTGGTGCAGGAGGACCTGGAGAAGACCAAAGACGAACTCaggaccaagatggccgcccagATCCAGGAGCCGGTGAACGAGGAGAACGAGCACGACGAGAACGACGAGAGCAACGCCGAGGCCAGCGCCGAGTTCGCCGGCGGCGCCGGAGCCAACGACCGCAGCGAGGAGGAGCGCATGACCGAGGCGGACAAGAACGAGCGCGTGCAGAAACACCTTCTG GCGCTGAGCTCGGAGCTGGCCGTTGCCCGCGACGAGACCAAGAAGACGGTGAACGACGTGATCCACGCCGAGAACGTCCGCGCCGGACGGGACAAGTACAAGACGCTGCGCCAGATCCGCTCGGGGAACACCAAGCAGCGCATTGACGAGTTTGAATGTATGTAA